The following coding sequences lie in one Drosophila sulfurigaster albostrigata strain 15112-1811.04 chromosome 2R, ASM2355843v2, whole genome shotgun sequence genomic window:
- the LOC133839211 gene encoding protein sarah codes for MSDTGKSNNNAASSGSAAGEAGDITPIPTPTTTTPRSSSNHNNNNSNSSKLKSTQNSSGGSGSIDKLSPDQDIYINAADGLPSQHPTLPPEGDVDSETEPEVDADSFDDLPTSIIVTNIHSEVFANPELKHAMEELFRTFSESATFQWLRSFRRLRVNYDNAIAAANARIKLHQYEFNKKTVITCYFAQPVTPVNNKNLQPPAPVKQFLISPPASPPAGWEPREEAEPLVNHDLLAALASLTPGESHELHPQSEDQPAIIVHTAMLPEGTVPGGVSSLQPKAPIVQTKCPERA; via the coding sequence ATGTCCGATACgggcaaatcaaataataatgccGCCAGCTCGGGGAGTGCTGCAGGTGAGGCCGGCGACATCACTCCTATTCCCAcaccgacaacgacaacaccacgcagcagcagcaatcacaacaacaacaacagcaacagcagcaaattgaaatcCACACAAAACAGCAGCGGAGGTAGCGGCAGCATAGACAAACTATCACCGGATCAGGATATTTATATCAATGCAGCCGACGGCTTACCCAGCCAGCATCCAACGTTGCCACCCGAGGGGGATGTGGATAGCGAAACGGAGCCGGAGGTGGATGCTGATTCGTTTGATGATTTGCCCACATCGATAATTGTGACCAACATACACTCGGAGGTGTTTGCCAATCCGGAATTGAAGCATGCCATGGAGGAGCTATTTCGCACATTCAGCGAGTCGGCAACTTTTCAATGGTTGCGCAGTTTCCGCAGGCTGCGTGTGAACTATGACAATGCCATTGCAGCAGCTAATGCACGCATCAAGCTTCATCAGTATGAGTTTAACAAGAAGACCGTGATCACCTGCTACTTTGCACAGCCGGTGACACCGGTGAACAACAAGAATTTACAGCCGCCGGCGCCGGTCAAACAGTTCCTTATTTCACCGCCCGCATCGCCGCCAGCGGGCTGGGAGCCACGCGAGGAGGCCGAGCCTTTGGTCAATCACGATCTGCTTGCGGCCTTGGCCAGTCTGACGCCCGGGGAATCCCATGAGTTGCATCCACAGAGCGAGGATCAGCCAGCCATTATTGTACACACGGCCATGCTGCCCGAGGGGACAGTGCCCGGTGGAGTCTCTTCTCTGCAACCCAAGGCGCCCATTGTGCAGACCAAGTGCCCAGAGCGTGCATAA
- the LOC133839209 gene encoding organic cation transporter protein — translation MAVDYVLEELMGKLGEFGKYQFFQFFLQVLSGLTAGLHMLSLVTVAAVPEHRCYIPGVDNSTFSQVPWNSSDILEHIPLKESGELDSCHMYNVSAGDRNLIPCEKYVYDTTYYKTSRTIDWDFVCERRWMGSIIQTVFMLGVFTGAVTLGGLADKVGRKTVFCWSALLQLIIGVGVAFIPEYFSVMVARFLLGIVGSAGAYICGFVLTMELVGPTKRTVCGITFQAVFAGGIMLVAGWGAIIKDRTWLQVVYGLHGLLFIGHWWLLDESPRWLWMQGRAAEAVEIVAKGLRINGSGISVDKDYYVQKAKQQAAVEEKSSAGLSDLFRTPNLRMKTLNVCLCWFANSIVYYGLSLSAGKLYGNPYFILFLMGLVEFPTYITLVFVLDRLGRRSITSTLMLGGGLCCIIAAFIAQGSTLSTSIVMLGKLLIAGSFAVIYNYSAELFPTVVRNSAMGLGSMSARLSGALTPLITLLGDSFDPKIPAVLFGLVALLSGFWVMFLPETMNKPMPESIEDGENFGKGDTWFSQCAGRKPRQDSVYPDDPEQMVPLKTIESK, via the exons ATGGCCGTGGATTATGTTTTAGAGGAGCTCATGGGTAAACTGG GTGAATTTGGCAAATACCAATTCTTCCAGTTCTTCCTACAAGTATTGTCGGGTCTGACAGCCGGTCTGCATATGTTGTCACTGGTGACTGTTGCCGCAGTGCCAGAGCACCGTTGCTACATTCCCGGCGTGGACAACAGCACCTTTTCACAGGTGCCATGGAATTCGAGCGACATTCTGGAGCACATTCCGTTGAAGGAGAGTGGCGAGCTGGACTCGTGCCACATGTACAATGTGAGTGCTGGCGACCGCAATTTGATTCCGTGCGAGAAATATGTGTATGACACAACATACTACAAAACATCGCGCACCATCGACTGGGACTTTGTCTGCGAACGTCGCTGGATGGGTTCCATCATTCAGACTGTGTTCATGTTGGGCGTCTTTACGGGCGCTGTTACTTTGGGTGGCCTCGCCGATAAGGTTGGCCGCAAAACTGTCTTCTGCTGGTCAGCGCTTCTGCAGTTGATCATTGGCGTGGGTGTCGCCTTCATTCCCGAATACTTTTCTGTTATGGTGGCTCGCTTTCTGTTGGGCATTGTGGGCTCAGCAGGTGCTTATATCTGCGGCTTTGTGCTGACCATGGAGTTGGTGGGACCCACCAAGCGTACCGTATGTGGCATAACTTTCCAG GCTGTATTTGCTGGCGGCATTATGCTTGTGGCTGGGTGGGGCGCCATTATCAAGGATCGCACATGGTTGCAGGTGGTCTATGGTCTGCATGGCTTACTCTTCATCGGTCATTGGTGGCTGTTGGATGAATCGCCACGTTGGCTTTGGATGCAGGGACGTGCTGCCGAAGCTGTCGAAATTGTCGCTAAGGGATTGCGCATCAATGGCTCGGGTATTAGCGTCGACAAGGATTACTATGTGCAAAAGGCTAAGCAGCAGGCGGCCGTCGAGGAAAAGTCCAGTGCCGGGCTCAGTGATCTCTTCCGCACTCCCAATTTGCGCATGAAGACTCTTAATGTTTGCCTCTGCTGGTTTGCCAACTCGATTGTCTACTACGGTCTCTCGCTGAGCGCTGGCAAGCTGTACGGCAATCCCTACTTTATACTGTTTCTCATGGGTCTGGTGGAGTTCCCCACCTACATCACACTAGTGTTTGTCTTGGATCGCTTGGGACGTCGGTCGATCACATCCACTTTAATGTTGGGTGGCGGCCTGTGCTGCATTATTGCTGCGTTTATTGCTCAGGGCAGCACACTCTCCACCAGCATTGTTATGCTGGGCAAGCTGCTCATCGCCGGATCCTTTGCTGTCATCTATAACTATTCGGCGGAACTGTTTCCCACCGTGGTTCGCAACTCGGCCATGGGCTTGGGCTCAATGTCGGCGCGTCTATCGGGCGCATTAACGCCACTGATTACCCTGTTGGGTGATTCATTCGATCCCAAAATTCCGGCCGTGCTATTCGGCTTGGTGGCCTTGCTTTCCGGCTTCTGGGTCATGTTTCTGCCAGAGACAATGAACAAACCCATGCCAGAGTCGATAGAAGATGGTGAGAACTTCGGCAAGGGCGATACCTGGTTCAGTCAATGTGCTGGTCGCAAGCCGCGCCAGGACAGTGTTTATCCCGATGATCCGGAGCAAATGGTGCCACTCAAAACCATTGAGAGTAAATAG
- the LOC133839212 gene encoding uncharacterized protein LOC133839212, with product MGDTCITDPMTFLYLDMLSTILIDDTKELGNQFDTKLKFIREQEKICLENGKQLVFIDQFVETLKDCVYKLELELTENENELFQAERVISHCEAMYMDPMKCPKFNTMPFKHSCFLVLMKLLLSADRSAAQANLLKAEIERFNTEAGSHLEPINMITKIIDYHQKSLVLMEQEINKLESMTKEVTNCYDQITKQMQISSLTTKCTLTMANVINDIYYK from the exons atgGGCGATACTTGCATAACGGATCCCATGACCTTTTTATACCTCGACATGCTATCTACTATTTTAATTGATGATACAAAAGAACTCGGAAATCAGTTCgatacaaaattgaaatttatacgCGAACAAGAAAAGATCTGCTTAGAGAATGGGAAACAA CTTGTTTTTATCGACCAGTTTGTGGAAACATTGAAGGACTGTGTATATaagctggagttggagctgaCGGAGAATGAAAACGAATTATTTCAAGCAGAGAGAGTTATCTCGCATTGTGAAGCAATGTACATGGATCCGATGAAGTGTCCAAAGTTTAACACAATGCCTTTCAAGCATAGCTGTTTTTTGGTTCTCATGAAGCTGCTTCTCTCAGCAGACCGTTCCGCAGCTCAGGCCAATTTACTTAAAGCTGAAATTGAACGTTTTAACACTGAGGCTGGTTCCCATTTAGAACCCATTAATATG ATCACAAAGATTATAGACTATCACCAGAAATCTCTGGTCTTAATGGagcaagaaataaacaaactggAGTCGATGACAAAAGAAGTAACCAACTGCTATGACCAAATAACTAAACAAATGCAGATTAGTAGCCTAACTACCAAATGCACCTTAACGATGGCCAATGTTATCAACgatatatactacaaataa
- the LOC133839213 gene encoding LOW QUALITY PROTEIN: single-stranded DNA-binding protein, mitochondrial (The sequence of the model RefSeq protein was modified relative to this genomic sequence to represent the inferred CDS: deleted 1 base in 1 codon) has protein sequence MMQQSKRILTPVLQGLRNLSARGAATSTSTTAPAKIEKTVNNVTILGRVGADPQLRGSQEHPVVTFSVATHTNYKYENGDWAQRTDWHRVVVFKPNLRDSVLEYLKKGQRTMIQGKITYGEITDQQGNQKTSTSIIADEVVFFRDINN, from the exons ATGATGCAACAAAGTAAACGCATT TTGACGCCAGTCCTGCAGGGACTCCGGAATCTGTCAGCACGCGGTGCTGCCACAAGTACATCAACCACAGCACCCgccaaaattgaaaaaa CTGTCAACAACGTAACCATATTAGGGCGTGTGGGCGCAGATCCACAACTGCGCGGCTCTCAGGAGCATCCAGTGGTCACATTCTCCGTTGCCACTCATACCAACTACAA ATATGAGAACGGCGACTGGGCTCAGCGCACAGACTGGCATCGTGTAGTTGTCTTCAAACCAAATTTGCGTGATTCCGTGCTGGAGTATCTG AAAAAGGGACAGCGCACAATGATCCAGGGCAAGATCACCTATGGAGAGATCACAGATCAACAGGGCAACCAAAAGACCAGCACCAGTATCATTGCCGATGAAGTGGTCTTCTTCCGCGACATCAATAACTAA
- the LOC133838179 gene encoding bromodomain-containing protein DDB_G0271118-like, producing MSYEQPAISHLKRRAVCYTNSKYTKSSSTNNNNYNYNIINSNNKNNNNSNVDIWDVRSFTAA from the exons atgagcTACGAGCAACCAGCAATCTCCCACCTCAAGCGCCGCGCCGTTTGCTATACaaactcaaaatatacaaaaagcagcagcaccaacaacaacaactacaactacaatatcatcaacagcaacaacaaaaacaacaacaacagcaacgtcgACATTTGGGACGTTCGTTC GTTCACCGCAGCTTGA